From the genome of Manduca sexta isolate Smith_Timp_Sample1 chromosome 14, JHU_Msex_v1.0, whole genome shotgun sequence, one region includes:
- the LOC115456263 gene encoding histidine protein methyltransferase 1 homolog, with the protein MSSFRFNFSGNEENNQKPESKEIVWLESEEIVPRNQINDLDSIVVHAKIFTCCDVEIGHVVIREAIANIEESGFKNAIELAEKEHSDLIVGKYEGGLKIWECTHDLIKYLIENKVPLENSKILDLGCGAGILGIYAFMNGANVTFQDYNKEVVEYVTIPNLLLNIEEEDRESEIKRCKFYSGDWASFNKILPDGTIYDVILTSETIYNDSNYEKLTKLFIDRLSEQGTIFVAAKTCYFGVGGGMRQFEQYIQKNECLQSEIIWRNINGIQREIMKITRKL; encoded by the exons ATGTCATCTTTCCGATTCAATTTTTCGGGTAACGAGGAAAATAACCAAAAACCGG agAGTAAGGAGATTGTATGGTTAGAAAGTGAAGAAATTGTACCAAGAAATCAAATAAATGATCTGGATAGTATAGTGGTccatgcaaaaatatttacatgttgTGATGTTGAAATCGGACATGTTGTAATAAGAGAAGCAATAGCCAATATCGAAGAAAGTGGTTTTAAGAATGCAATAGAGCTGGCTGAAAAAGAGCACAGTGATCTCATTGTAGGAAAATATGAAG gtgGTCTCAAGATATGGGAATGTACacatgatttaataaaatatttaatagaaaataaagttCCATTAGAGAATTCAAAAATATTGGACTTAGGGTGTGGAGCTGGAATTTTAGGGATTTATGCTTTCATGAATGGAGCAAATGTGACATTCCAAGACTAT AATAAAGAGGTTGTAGAATATGTGACAATACCAAATCTTCTGCTGAATATTGAAGAAGAAGATAGAGAGAGTGAAATAAAGCGGTGTAAATTCTACTCTGGTGATTGGGCATCATTTAACAAAATACTCCCAGATGGCACTATTTATGATGTAATACTTACATCAGAGACTATTTACAATGATAGTAATTATGAGAAActtacaaaactttttattgatagATTGAGCGAACAAGGCACTATATTTGTGGCGGCAAAAACATGTTATTTTGGTGTTGGAGGTGGCATGAGACAATTTGAACAATACATACAGAAGAATGAATGTTTGCAGAGTGAAATAATCTGGAGAAATATCAATGGGATACAGAGAGAGATTATGAAAATAACAAGAAAACTGTGA
- the LOC115456271 gene encoding pyridoxine-5'-phosphate oxidase: MGTKCAGVLLFPLKNFCHNNLRKMSIDIGGMRIKYKDKNETFLEKHLVSKEPFGQFKSWFEEACSRKEILEPNAMCLATVSPDGHPSARFVLCKGYGKDGFKFFTNYGSRKAKDMEANPNVAATFYWEVLNRSVRIEGQVEKLSEEESTIYFHSRPVPSQIAACTSFQSTPIESRDVLCERESVLEATYMIPGKNVPKPSFWGGYIIRPVAVEFWQGQRDRLHDRIKFRKPKNGEVADGKLLHEGEDGWVFERLSP, encoded by the exons ATGGGGACGAAGTGTGCTGGTGTTTTACTATTTCCCTTAAAAAATTTTTGCCACAATAATCTTCGGAAAATGAGTATCGACATTGGAG gcatgagaattaaatacaaagacaaaaatgaaacatttcTGGAAAAACATTTAGTTTCGAAGGAACCCTTTGGTCAGTTTAAGTCTTGGTTTGAAGAAGCTTGTTCAAGGAAAGAAATCTTAGAACCAAATGCCATGTGTCTTGCCACTGTTTCTCC agaTGGACACCCATCAGCAAGATTTGTTTTGTGTAAAGGATATGGCAAGGATGGATTTAAGTTCTTTACTAATTATGGGAGCAGAAAAGCAAAGGAtatg GAAGCCAATCCAAATGTGGCCGCTACATTCTACTGGGAAGTCTTAAATAGATCAGTCAGGATTGAAGGTCAAGTTGAAAAGTTGTCTGAAGAAGAATCAACAATATATTTCCACTCAAGACCAGTGCCCAGTCAGATTGCTGCATGTACCAGTTTTCAAAGTACTCCGATAGAGTCCAGAGATGTACTGTGTGAGCGTGAATCAGTCTTGGAGGCGACATACATGATACCTGGCAAAAATGTACCTAAACCTAGCTTCTG GGGTGGATACATAATTCGGCCTGTAGCTGTAGAATTCTGGCAGGGCCAGCGGGACCGACTTCACGATAGAATCAAATTCCGGAAGCCTAAAAATGGGGAAGTTGCAGATGGAAAACTTTTGCATGAAGGTGAAGATGGGTGGGTCTTTGAGAGACTATCACCTTAG
- the LOC115456295 gene encoding signal recognition particle receptor subunit beta: MESEVVKEKIHTEPMLNDPRYITLLSLIVLIFTLVFWWCFSRRRTLRKSVLLMGLSDSGKTLLFVRLVYSQFRQTFTSMKENVEEYITSSKSLRLVDLPGQERLRNKFFDQYKSSAKAIVYVIDSVTIQKEIRDVAEYLYTILSDPVTQSNTPPVLILCNKQDQPMAKGSQVIKSLLEKEINLVRVTKSNQLQSVDPSQSNNATYLGKIGKDFEFSHINIRVDIAECSANTGDDENPVDIKTVQDWISKL, translated from the exons ATGGAATCCGAAGTAGTAAAAGAGAAAATCCACACAGAGCCTATGCTCAACGATCCTCGCTATATTACCTTATTGAGTTTGATAGTTCTCATTTTTACACTCG ttttctGGTGGTGTTTCTCCCGGCGTCGCACTCTCCGCAAGTCCGTGCTGTTGATGGGCCTGTCCGACTCGGGCAAGACCCTGCTCTTTGTGAGGCTGGTCTATTCACAGTTTAGACAAACATTCACTTCTATGAAAGAAAATGTTGAGGAATACATAACTTCAAGT aAATCATTAAGACTTGTAGACTTACCTGGACAAGAGAGGTTGAGGAACAAATTCTTTGACCAATACAAAAGTAGTGCTAAAGCTATTGTGTATGTCATTGACTCTGTTACCATTCAAAAGGAAATAAGAGATGTCGCTGA ATATTTGTACACTATTTTGTCTGACCCTGTTACCCAGAGCAATACACCACCAGtattaatattgtgtaacaAGCAAGATCAGCCGATGGCTAAGGGGAGTCAAGTTATCAAGAGCTTGTTGGAAAAAGAAAT aaatcTAGTGCGTGTGACCAAGTCAAACCAACTCCAATCGGTGGATCCATCGCAGAGCAACAATGCGACATACCTCGGCAAAATCGGCAAGGATTTCGAATTCTCCCACATCAACATCCGCGTGGACATTGCCGAATGTTCGGCGAACACCGGCGACGACGAAAACCCCGTCGACATCAAAACTGTCCAAGACTGGATTTCCAAACTTTAA